From a region of the Macrobrachium nipponense isolate FS-2020 chromosome 3, ASM1510439v2, whole genome shotgun sequence genome:
- the LOC135222503 gene encoding uncharacterized protein K02A2.6-like: MRLVQCGIPILNHYTLDAIENPRLQRLKMKVAPYIFTAVWRAGKQLCIPDALSRSPTSSPTPEDEEECTTSTAHVRRIVASTATSTDDQATGPIIEEDKSLQEIRTAASQDQDYSRLIHYVSNGFPTNRYDLHASALPYWKLRDNLYADGGLVLYGPRIVIPAALRRRTLDRLHDSHRGIEATRRRAMQTVFWPGINADIKSKVESCEAPLLPNSFSLVSNKNLTCVTTIHPGPSKVCQLNFFHVAGKSFLLLLIGFQAGLWCSCGRDTTIARVTRMFCVFFREVGVPLRLRTDGGPPFSSHDFKQFADRWGVHHITSPHYPQANGHAEAAVKAVKHLIIKTAPSGNIDCEAFDRGLLELRNTPNPAGRSPAQILYGHPLRTCVPAHPRSFTEEWQTETEDYDRRTAAQTDQAMSLYNSHARPLPKLTISQRVRIQDSTTLRWDKVGIVIGRGMSRKYEIRLPSGRVWLRNRRHLRPVANMSDDTSPQVPVSPCFGQEREPSFEPSNVPRHSPRLAQRN; encoded by the coding sequence ATGCGTCTCGTCCAGTGTGGGATACCAATTCTCAATCACTACACTTTAGATGCTATTGAGAATCCACGCCTTCAGCGCCTCAAGATGAAAGTGGCCCCCTACATCTTCACTGCAGTATGGCGCGCAGGGAAACAACTTTGCAtaccagacgccctgtctcgctccccaaccagtagccccacacctgaagatgaagaggagtgcACTACTTCGACTGCACATGTCAGGCGTATCGTTGCCAGCACCGCCACTTCCACTGACGACCAGGCAACAGGACCCATCATCGAAGAAGACAAGTCTCTACAAGAAATCCGCACGGCCGCATCCCAGGATCAAGATTACAGTCGTCTCATTCACTACGTCTCCAATGGTTTTCCTACCAACCGCTATGATCTCCACGCTTCCGCCCTCCCGTATTGGAAGCTGCGGGACAACCTTTACGCGGATGGAGGGTTAGTATTGTATGGACCCCGGATCGTCATCCCTGCAGCCCTCCGTAGACGCACCTTGGATCGACTCCACGACAGCCATCGAGGGATTGAAGCTACTCGACGTCGTGCAATGCAGACAGTATTCTGGCCAGGTATCAAtgcagatatcaagagtaaagtagAAAGCTGTGAGGCTCCCCTCCTGCCAAACAGCTTCTCTCTAGTCAGCAACAAGAACCTTACATGTGTGACGACCATCCATCCCGGCCCTTCGAAAGTATGTCAGCTGAACTTCTTCCACGTAGCAGGGAAATCCTTCTTGTTATTGCTGATAGGCTTTCAGGCTGGCCTGTGGTGTTCCTGTGGACGTGACACAACTATAGCCAGAGTTACAAGAATGTTCTGTGTTTTCTTCCGCGAGGTTGGTGTTCCACTCCGCTTACGAACTGATGGAGGACCCCCATTTTCCAGCCATGACTTCAAGCAATTTGCCGACCGCTGGGGAGTTCATCACATCACTTCTCCACATTACCCTCAGGCTAATGGACACGCAGAAGCTGCAGTGAAAGCTGTTAAACACCTTATCATCAAGACTGCCCCATCCGGGAACATAGATTGTGAAGCCTTTGATAGAGGACTGCTGGAGCTTCGGAATACACCAAACCCTGCTGGACGCTCCCCTGCGCAGATCCTTTATGGCCATCCTCTCCGCACTTGTGTTCCAGCTCACCCCAGATCATTCACAGAGGAGTGGCAAACTGAGACTGAAGATTACGACCGTCGCACTGCTGCCCAAACCGACCAAGCCATGAGCCTTTACAATTCTCATGCCCGCCCTCTACCCAAGCTCACCATCAGCCAACGAGTTAGGATACAGGACTCAACGACGCTTCGATGGGACAAGGTTGGCATCGTGATAGGCCGCGGAATGTCAAGAAAGTATGAAATACGCCTTCCAAGTGGTCGTGTATGGCTTCGAAACCGAAGACATTTACGCCCAGTGGCTAACATGAGTGATGACACCTCTCCTCAAGTCCCTGTGTCCCCTTGCTTTGGCCAGGAAAGAGAGCCATCATTCGAACCCTCCAATGTCCCTCGTCATTCACCTCGACTAGCTCAGAGGAATTAA